From a single Longimicrobium sp. genomic region:
- a CDS encoding SpoIID/LytB domain-containing protein produces MRRNPISLRLTPAALALSLVLAACSDRDPLGPTPREPGGPALRDVSAQAWNGNIRIGVVPAAGSVDIGAAAAYEIRDRVTGALLMSGSNGSATVTLQSVIRSWYRLQVMCGSAAAVATRKAAAEAKGYPTMTEFVPAANCTRLFIGKFDPPPANTFAARTAFKNQLIAEGLAAADAFYVVKADPGVTVYRVARGAQTVDANNPVYLTSSDGLVTIAGVVYRGQAEVRVNAAGTLAGINQLPMEEYLYGVVPRELGPTVFPELEALKAQAVAARTYALSGLGKRASDGYDLLATTSDQVYGGYAAEHPMSTQAVDETAGIAATYDGKLITALYSSTTGGHTADNEEAFNSAPVPYLRGVPDAERGQAFEHVPSLEVFRSHANAASLRNAKEGDFESDWARFHRWTFEWSAEEISEVISAYAGQPVGRVLAINVTQRGPSGRAIAIEYVTEAGTFTDTRDHIRTSLKFINTSGQLQSLLSTLFYIEPVLDRKTGEVDGFVVYGGGFGHGVGLSQTGAVGMAEKGRAYDEILKHYYQGIELTKWY; encoded by the coding sequence ATGCGACGCAATCCCATCTCCCTACGACTCACCCCGGCCGCGCTGGCGCTGTCGCTGGTGCTGGCGGCGTGCAGCGACCGCGATCCGCTCGGCCCCACGCCGCGCGAGCCCGGCGGCCCCGCGTTGCGCGACGTCAGCGCGCAGGCGTGGAACGGCAACATCCGCATCGGCGTCGTCCCCGCCGCCGGCTCGGTGGACATCGGCGCCGCGGCGGCGTACGAGATCCGCGACCGCGTGACCGGCGCGCTGCTGATGAGCGGGAGCAACGGCTCGGCCACCGTCACCCTGCAGTCCGTCATCCGCTCGTGGTATCGCCTGCAGGTGATGTGCGGCAGCGCCGCCGCCGTCGCCACGCGCAAGGCGGCGGCGGAGGCGAAGGGGTATCCGACGATGACGGAGTTCGTCCCCGCGGCCAACTGCACGCGCCTGTTCATCGGCAAGTTCGATCCGCCGCCGGCCAACACCTTCGCCGCGCGGACGGCGTTCAAGAACCAGCTGATCGCCGAGGGGCTGGCCGCCGCCGACGCCTTCTACGTGGTGAAGGCGGACCCCGGCGTCACCGTCTACCGCGTCGCGCGCGGCGCGCAGACGGTGGACGCGAACAATCCCGTCTACCTGACCTCGTCCGACGGGCTCGTCACCATCGCCGGCGTCGTCTATCGCGGGCAGGCGGAGGTGCGGGTGAACGCGGCGGGGACGCTGGCGGGGATCAACCAGCTGCCGATGGAGGAGTACCTCTACGGCGTGGTGCCGCGCGAGCTGGGGCCGACGGTCTTCCCCGAGCTCGAGGCGCTGAAGGCGCAGGCGGTGGCGGCGCGCACCTACGCGCTTTCCGGGCTGGGCAAGCGCGCGTCCGACGGCTACGACCTGCTGGCCACCACGAGCGACCAGGTGTACGGCGGCTACGCGGCCGAGCACCCGATGTCCACGCAGGCGGTGGACGAGACCGCGGGAATCGCGGCGACTTACGACGGCAAGCTGATCACCGCGCTCTACTCGTCGACGACCGGCGGGCACACGGCGGACAACGAGGAGGCGTTCAACTCCGCGCCGGTGCCGTACCTGCGCGGCGTGCCCGACGCGGAGCGCGGCCAGGCGTTCGAGCACGTGCCCTCGCTGGAGGTTTTCCGCAGCCACGCCAACGCCGCCTCGCTGCGCAACGCGAAGGAGGGTGACTTCGAGAGCGACTGGGCGCGCTTCCACCGCTGGACCTTCGAGTGGTCGGCGGAGGAGATCAGCGAGGTGATCTCCGCCTACGCGGGGCAGCCGGTGGGGCGCGTGCTTGCCATCAACGTCACCCAGCGCGGGCCGTCGGGCCGGGCGATCGCCATCGAGTACGTGACCGAGGCGGGCACCTTCACCGACACGCGCGACCACATCCGCACGTCGCTGAAGTTCATCAACACCAGCGGCCAGCTGCAGTCGCTCCTCTCCACCCTCTTCTACATCGAGCCGGTGCTGGACCGGAAGACGGGCGAGGTGGACGGATTCGTGGTCTACGGCGGCGGCTTCGGGCACGGCGTGGGCCTGTCGCAGACCGGCGCCGTGGGGATGGCCGAGAAGGGCCGCGCCTACGACGAGATCCTCAAGCACTACTACCAGGGCATCGAGCTCACGAAGTGGTATTGA
- a CDS encoding LURP-one-related family protein: protein MRYVMKQRLLSFGDDFHVRDEHGRDVFFVDGKAFSLGNQLSFKDMQGNELAYIRQKLLSWGPTYEIHRNGQLAAVVKKQLFSFFHHKFTVDVPGPDDLEAEGDFFDHEYTFRRGGRTVATVSMKWFSFGDTYGIEVAEGEDDVLILASAVVIDQICHSGDDKRH from the coding sequence ATGCGATACGTGATGAAGCAGCGGCTACTGTCGTTCGGCGACGACTTCCACGTGCGAGACGAGCACGGCCGCGACGTGTTCTTCGTGGACGGGAAGGCGTTCAGCCTGGGCAACCAGCTGTCGTTCAAGGACATGCAGGGGAACGAGCTGGCGTACATCAGGCAGAAGCTGCTCTCCTGGGGCCCCACCTACGAGATCCATCGCAACGGGCAGCTGGCCGCGGTGGTGAAGAAGCAGCTCTTCTCCTTCTTCCACCACAAGTTCACGGTCGACGTGCCCGGGCCCGACGACCTGGAGGCCGAGGGCGACTTCTTCGACCACGAGTACACCTTCCGGCGCGGCGGGCGCACGGTGGCCACGGTGTCGATGAAGTGGTTCAGCTTCGGCGACACCTACGGCATCGAGGTGGCCGAGGGCGAGGACGACGTGCTCATCCTCGCGAGCGCGGTGGTGATCGACCAGATCTGCCATTCCGGCGACGACAAACGGCATTGA
- a CDS encoding ATP-binding protein, producing MEADRPDTEQAARDDVSAPRDAGHARDRAARRTAEHERDAARASRDRFSFLAEVSRCLADSLDYETTLTTVAGMSLPYLDAWCIVDVLTPEGELRRLAVLHPDAAKQEIARELHLRYPPRAGDLIGAPRVIRTGRPEMVFDVPDAALVALAHDDHHRALLRALGIRSYVIVPMVARGRVLGAMTFVTAETQRRFGDIDVVMAEDLARRAAMAVDNAHLHAQAIEARDAAETAAADAEAALEEALQAEEQLREARDVAEEALKARDVFVATMTHEVQTPLNAIIGYLQLLEMDISGTLGEMQRSYVTRAQESSRHLLRLVGDVLDFSRTEAAGMVVARDEVRAAETARSALSLVRPQAAGRLLTLVDLTADAGDLRYLGDEYRVRQILVNLLSNAIKFTPPGGRVTLECRAEGGEDGGAWLCFRVSDTGAGVSPEDAERIFQPFVQGEAGLTRPHGGTGLGLPISRRLARMMGGEVTVEGHGAEGGGGAVFTLRLPAAGAPAPGARGEGADARAEPSPAGRAPAGSEAGTEARAAARQGLGAAAEALLRQVTTTVDEFVRLARADPALAIGPEMTDVDVSDHLGTLVIDVANSLAVLGGAAGEPTELLADGSRIQRLIGELHGAQRQRLGWTEAQIEREMELVRAVCMEAIDRSAAVDARAAEAGRAALSLLLQERLRACLSGFRASAGASA from the coding sequence GTGGAAGCAGACCGGCCGGACACGGAGCAGGCCGCGCGGGACGACGTCTCCGCGCCCCGGGACGCCGGCCACGCGAGGGACCGGGCGGCGCGGCGCACGGCCGAGCACGAGCGCGACGCCGCCCGGGCCAGCCGCGACCGCTTCTCGTTCCTGGCCGAGGTCAGCCGCTGCCTGGCCGACTCGCTCGACTACGAGACCACGCTGACCACGGTGGCGGGGATGTCGCTTCCCTACCTCGACGCGTGGTGCATCGTGGACGTGCTGACGCCCGAGGGCGAGCTGCGGCGCCTGGCCGTGCTGCACCCCGACGCCGCCAAGCAGGAGATCGCGCGCGAGCTGCACCTGCGTTATCCCCCGCGCGCCGGCGACCTGATCGGCGCGCCGCGGGTGATCCGCACCGGGCGGCCGGAGATGGTGTTCGACGTGCCCGACGCGGCGCTGGTGGCCCTGGCGCACGACGACCATCACCGGGCGCTCCTGCGCGCGCTGGGGATCCGCTCGTACGTGATCGTGCCGATGGTGGCGCGCGGCCGCGTGCTGGGCGCCATGACCTTCGTGACCGCCGAGACGCAGCGGCGCTTCGGCGACATCGACGTGGTGATGGCCGAGGACCTGGCGCGCCGCGCCGCCATGGCGGTGGACAACGCGCACCTGCACGCCCAGGCGATCGAGGCCCGCGACGCCGCCGAGACCGCCGCGGCCGACGCCGAGGCCGCGCTGGAGGAGGCGCTCCAGGCCGAGGAGCAGCTGCGCGAGGCGCGCGACGTGGCCGAGGAGGCGCTGAAGGCCCGCGACGTCTTCGTGGCCACCATGACGCACGAGGTGCAGACCCCGCTGAACGCCATCATCGGCTACCTGCAGCTGCTGGAGATGGATATCAGCGGCACGCTGGGCGAGATGCAGCGCTCCTACGTCACCCGCGCCCAGGAGAGCAGCCGCCACCTGCTGCGGCTGGTGGGCGACGTGCTCGACTTCTCCAGGACCGAGGCCGCGGGGATGGTGGTGGCCCGCGACGAGGTGCGCGCGGCCGAAACCGCGCGGAGCGCGCTGTCGCTGGTGCGGCCGCAGGCCGCAGGCCGGCTGCTGACGCTGGTGGACCTGACCGCCGACGCCGGCGACCTGCGCTACCTGGGCGACGAGTACCGGGTGAGGCAGATCCTGGTGAACCTGCTGTCCAACGCCATCAAGTTCACGCCCCCCGGCGGGCGCGTGACGCTGGAGTGCCGCGCCGAGGGCGGCGAGGACGGCGGCGCGTGGCTGTGCTTCCGGGTGAGCGACACCGGCGCGGGCGTGAGCCCCGAAGACGCCGAGCGGATCTTCCAGCCTTTCGTGCAGGGCGAGGCCGGGCTCACCCGGCCGCACGGCGGCACCGGGCTGGGGCTGCCCATCAGCCGCCGCCTCGCGCGGATGATGGGGGGCGAGGTGACGGTGGAGGGGCACGGCGCCGAGGGCGGCGGCGGCGCCGTCTTCACCCTGCGCCTGCCCGCGGCCGGTGCGCCCGCGCCCGGCGCGCGCGGCGAAGGCGCGGACGCACGGGCGGAGCCGTCGCCCGCCGGACGCGCGCCGGCCGGGTCCGAAGCGGGCACGGAAGCGCGGGCGGCCGCGCGGCAGGGGCTGGGCGCCGCGGCCGAGGCGCTCCTCCGGCAGGTGACGACCACGGTGGACGAGTTCGTGCGCCTCGCCCGCGCCGATCCGGCGCTGGCGATCGGGCCGGAGATGACCGACGTGGACGTATCGGACCACCTGGGCACGCTGGTGATCGACGTGGCCAACTCGCTGGCGGTGCTGGGCGGCGCCGCCGGCGAGCCCACCGAGCTGCTGGCCGACGGGAGCCGCATCCAGCGGCTGATCGGCGAGCTGCACGGCGCGCAGCGGCAGCGGCTGGGGTGGACGGAAGCGCAGATCGAGCGCGAGATGGAGCTGGTGCGCGCGGTCTGCATGGAGGCCATCGACCGCTCCGCCGCGGTCGACGCGCGCGCGGCCGAGGCGGGGCGTGCGGCCCTCTCGCTCCTGTTGCAGGAGCGCCTGCGCGCCTGCCTCAGCGGATTCCGCGCCTCCGCCGGCGCGTCGGCGTGA
- a CDS encoding SRPBCC domain-containing protein: MIRWPERYHPDNTPVFVTNEIVSPAPVEAVWAWLVRAARWPTWYENSANVEFLEGDGPDLAAGTVFRWRTFGVTVTSRVVEFEPRERIAWDAKGMGVDAYHAWLLEPREDGTRILTEETQHGWLARTGSLLMPRRMEKGHQTWIEALSEKAQTGMPPEA, from the coding sequence ATGATCCGCTGGCCCGAGCGGTACCACCCCGACAACACGCCGGTCTTCGTCACCAACGAGATCGTGTCGCCGGCGCCGGTGGAGGCGGTGTGGGCGTGGCTGGTGCGCGCGGCGCGGTGGCCCACGTGGTACGAGAACTCGGCCAACGTGGAGTTTCTCGAGGGTGATGGACCGGACCTGGCGGCGGGGACGGTCTTCCGCTGGCGCACCTTCGGCGTCACGGTGACCTCGCGCGTGGTGGAATTCGAGCCGCGCGAGCGCATCGCCTGGGACGCGAAGGGGATGGGCGTGGACGCGTACCACGCCTGGCTGCTCGAGCCGCGGGAGGATGGAACCCGAATCCTGACCGAGGAGACGCAGCACGGCTGGCTCGCCCGCACCGGCAGCCTGCTGATGCCGCGCCGGATGGAGAAGGGCCACCAGACCTGGATCGAGGCCCTCAGCGAGAAGGCGCAGACCGGCATGCCGCCCGAGGCGTGA
- a CDS encoding nuclear transport factor 2 family protein, which yields MHPNEAVIRRFYTAFGARDAAGMAACYHPDILFCDPVFGELEGAEVGAMWAMLCGRAKDLEIAFSGVSANDAAGEAHWDARYTFTQTGRRVLNHVDAAFGFRDGLIIRHEDLFSFWRWARQALGPSGLLLGWTPFLHARVRAMARTGLDAYMRKAGEEKTASRGDAESAAPH from the coding sequence ATGCATCCCAACGAAGCCGTGATCCGCCGGTTCTACACCGCCTTCGGGGCGCGCGACGCGGCCGGGATGGCGGCGTGCTACCATCCCGACATCCTCTTCTGCGACCCCGTGTTCGGCGAGCTGGAGGGCGCCGAGGTGGGTGCGATGTGGGCGATGCTCTGCGGGCGCGCCAAGGACCTGGAGATCGCGTTCTCCGGCGTCTCCGCGAACGACGCCGCCGGCGAGGCGCACTGGGACGCGCGCTACACCTTCACGCAGACCGGCCGGCGCGTGCTGAACCACGTCGACGCGGCGTTCGGCTTCCGCGACGGGCTGATCATCCGCCACGAGGACCTGTTCTCGTTCTGGCGCTGGGCCCGCCAGGCGCTCGGCCCCTCCGGGCTGCTGCTCGGCTGGACGCCCTTCCTGCACGCCCGCGTCCGCGCGATGGCGCGCACCGGCCTCGACGCGTACATGCGCAAGGCCGGAGAGGAAAAGACGGCCTCGCGCGGAGACGCGGAGAGCGCGGCGCCGCACTGA